ATTTGATATGTGAATATAGTTATTAATGATGATGATAATATAATAAAAGATAATGGTACAGCGAATATATTTGCTATTATAGAGTTAAGATTTAAAATTTCAAAATGATATATATTTAATGGCAATATAGAGATAAGAGATATTATATTGATTGCCAAAAAACCTAATAAAGTTATAAATATATTTTTTAGAAATGGCTTTATTTTTAAGTTTTTTATTTTTGTTATTATAAAGAAATTATAAATAGGGTAGTATAATATTATTCCCAATGTTGCTAAGAATGAAAATTGAAAACTTATCTCTCTTATAGAGTTTGGGTCTATGAGTAATATTATTAATGCTGCTAAAAATAATGAGTTTACATTGTTTCTGTCTCTATCAAAATAATAGGATATTAATATACAAAAAGCCATTATACTTGAACGCACTATTGAAACAGAGAATATACTTACTGTTGGATATATTATTATAGTGATGATTGTAGCAATAAATATTTTATTATAAAAGTTTATTGGCAAGAATGATAATGCTGTAAATAATATAAAAAGTATCATAGATATATGAAGACCTGATATTGAAAGTATATGAGATATTCCAGAGTTTATGAAGTATTGATTAATATATGCTGGTATAATATGTTTATCGCCTGTAATGATGCATTGAGCAACAGAATAGCTTATAGGCTCTATATGTTCACCTAAAGACTTTTTTATTGTGTTTCTAAAATGTAAACCAATTTTGTTTAGAGAGTTCAATATTGAAAAACTTTCTTTTTGCACAGTAAAATTAATATATGGATAAATACTACTTACACCATAAAGCATTTGATTTTCTAATGCTTTTACTATATTAAGATTATTTGTTAGTATATTTTTATATAGTCTGATTTTAGCGTAAACTGTAATAATGTCGTTTATATATATTGGTTTGGCTGAATTATGATATAGTCTAATTTTTCCAGCATATTTGTGCCAATTTTCCCCATCATAAACTCTATCAACATATGCAATATATCTATCTCTAAAATTAACTACTCCATCATAATCTATTATTTTACAGCTGTATGCTTTAATTTCTTTGTTAAATTCTTTTAATGGTGATGAAAATATATCATAATACCTAGAAATTGTATAACTGTATCCCAAGAAAAATACTGAAATTATTAAAATAAAAAAACTGTTTTTATTATATATGGCAAGTATTATTGATATTACTATGAGAATAAAAGATATTATTAATGATATATTAAAAAAATAATTACTGCTAAGTTTCAATGCAATAGATATACCTAAAGCAAAGCTCGTTGTGATATAAAGTATATAAGTAATAGGATATACGCTTTTCATCATAATATCATCTTTTTACTATTCCGTAGAAGATAATATTAATTATCATGTCTAAATCTTTTTCATTATTTTCTATATTTTTATTTTTTGCCCACTCCATTTCAAAGCCTTTAATTATTGCTAATATGGATTCTGTGGCAAGCCTTAAATCTATATTAAATAATCCCTTTTTTACGCCTCTTCTTAATATCATTTTAATAGTGTCATATTCTTCTTTATGATATTTTGCCCTCATATGTTCTATTAAAGTAAAATCTTCAAATATTTCGCTATGAAGTGCCTCATAAAGGTTGGCTAATTTAATATATCCTTTTTGTCTTGTTAGTATATAGGCTCTTATTTTAGCTTCGGCTGTATCTTCTTTTTTTATTGCTTCGTATATAGATCTTTTTAAATCTGCTGCTTCATTTTCAGCTATGGCAAAAAAAATTTCTTCTTTACTTTTAAAATAATGATAGATACTGCTTTTTGATTTATGAACCATTAAAGCAATATCACTCATAGAAGTCTTTTTAAATCCGTATTTTTTAAATAGCTCTTTTCCAGCATTAACAATTTGTTCTCTTGGATTCATTTCTATCCTTCATATAACTTTCTACTAATAATTATATATAATATTTTTTATTTGTCAAAAGTTATATGAGAATAGCTTATATTATGAAGATTTTTATTTATTTTTTAATTTATTTCTCTATAGTAGATTGATTAACATTAAGCACTGTATTATCAGGTAAAGATACTATACTTCTATAGAAATTTACTTGAGTAACATTATTAGCATAAGGCATATTAATTATTTCATTTAAATAACTTTTAGTATTTGCATCTAAAATTACATTTTCTGTAGTTACTTCTGCGCTTGATATATTAGCCTGCATAAATGCACCAAGCTGTAAGTTATTATTAACTGTTGCAGAGCCAGATAATACTTTAACAGTGGTTGTGCCATTATTATTAGCTATTATAACAGTACCTCTCATAGAAATATTAGCATTTTGAGTAACTATATTAATAGAATCAAGTTTTGTAATTGCTATAATTTCTCCAGAAGACAATGTGAATTTTATTTTATTATTTCTATCTAATGACTCATCTATATTTAGAGAAGTGTTTTGTTTTAGTTTAAATAAAGAATTATTTTGTATATAATAAGTTAGATAAGAATTTTCTTGTAAAGTTAGTCTATCATTACTAAATAATAAATCGCCAATATTAGCAGGTTTAGCTATTATATCTTTTGATGTAATTTTTACTTCACCTTGAACAGATACTATTTCCATATAATTAGCATTATATTGTGCATTTAAAGCAAAAGCACATACAAATATTATAGCAATTATTTTTTTACACATCTGTGAAACTCCATAATACATTTTTACTATAAAATATTATCGGAAATATTTTTATATATACATAATATTTTTTTATTGTACGAATATATTTACTTTTATGCTGTTTAAATTTTGATTGTCTTTATTAACTGCTTTTATATAAAAACTATGCTCTCCGCCTTCTAATTGCCATCTAATATTTCCATTTTTTAATTCTTCAATGCTCGCTATAATTTTATCATCGCAATATAGATTTGCTGAGACAATATTTTCTGGTATATAAGTTTTTATAAATATGTTTTGATATTCTTTTGGAAGGGTAGAATCTATTTTATATACTGAGTTATCTGTTGGAGAAGTTATCATAATATTTTGTGAGTAGGTATCTCTTCTGCTATAGGTTAAATTATAAGTATTATTAACTTTTACCCAATCTCTTGTTGGAGTTTCTATTTGCTGTTCTTTTATCCAGCCATTATATTCTGAAGGAAGGCTTACAAACACTTTTTTGCTTATACTTCCATCTTCATTATTTTTTATATATAAATTATGAACATCGCATTCTTCTGTCGGCACATATTCTTTAGAAAACTCTTCATTTCTATACTCTTTACAAAACTCTCCTCTTAGTTTGCCGCTTATTAAACATATATCTCTGTTTACTATATTCGCTGGTTTATTCCATATTGTTTCTTTTTGACTTTTATTAAGCATAGTGAATAAATCATATATTATAGGTACAGCTCCGTTTCCGCCTGTAATATTTATCATTTCGCTCCCCTTAAAATCTCCAAGCCAAATACCAACTATATAGTTTTTAGTATAACCAATTCCCCAAGCATCTCTTGAGCCTTTTGATGTACCTGTTTTTATGGCTACAGAAAAAGGATAAACAATTCCTCTATAGCTTCTAAAAGAGCCCATTCTTGCATTTCTGTCTGATAATATGCTTGTTATAAGATAGGCACTTTCTTTTGATATTACCTGCCTTGTGCTTTTTTTAGGTATATTAATTATTTCGCCATTTTCTTTTTTTAATGATTTTATAGAGTAATGATTTATAAACTTACCTTCATTTGGGAATATAGTATATGCAGAAACCAAATCAACTAATCTCACCTCAGCACTTCCAAGCACAAGAGAATAACCATAATAATCTGGATTTTTATTTATAGAACTTAAACCAGATTTTAATAAAATATTTTGAAAGTCTTTTATACTGTATCTTGCAAGCCATTTTACAGCTGGTATATTTAGAGAATTAGCAAGTGCATCTCTTATGGTAACAGGGCCATGATATTTATGATTAAAGTTTTCTGGTATGTAATCTCCTCCCGGTGAGTTTATATAAGTTTTAACATCAGCTATAATAGATGCAGGAGTTTCTCCTTTATCAAACAAATATCCATACAAAAAAGGTTTTAAAGTGCTTCCAGCCTGTCTTAAAGAAGTAGCTCCATTAACAGCTCCATCGACTTCCTTATCAAAATAATCCATAGAGCCTATCATAGATAATATTTCACCTGTTTTGGCATTTAATATAACACATGAAATATTTCTTACATTGAATGTGTGAAGCGATTGACTTGCATTGCTTATTACTGTTATTGCTTCTTGTT
This is a stretch of genomic DNA from Brachyspira sp. SAP_772. It encodes these proteins:
- a CDS encoding TetR/AcrR family transcriptional regulator codes for the protein MNPREQIVNAGKELFKKYGFKKTSMSDIALMVHKSKSSIYHYFKSKEEIFFAIAENEAADLKRSIYEAIKKEDTAEAKIRAYILTRQKGYIKLANLYEALHSEIFEDFTLIEHMRAKYHKEEYDTIKMILRRGVKKGLFNIDLRLATESILAIIKGFEMEWAKNKNIENNEKDLDMIINIIFYGIVKR
- the pbpC gene encoding penicillin-binding protein 1C gives rise to the protein MEKIIRRISLAIIYILLISVLVLSVIFIPKGYNFYKYCKDYINIPFTKDELKLDEERVLKIYDRNNILISTLFPKHGGFYSEVKYSDISTNLINAVISAEDKNFFKHDGIDYKAIMRAFLANLINGKVVSGGSTITQQLAKSIIPRERTYINKLYEALDAIRLERNLSKEEIITEYLNRVFLGNNCYGVGAASQVYFKKEAKDLNVNESAILASIIKSGTKFNPYKYEERLNDRRMYVINEMKNNGYIDDAEYQKNIEEKIIVYNNKEEYTFKAPHFTMYTKESLAQLKYNNITEIKTTLDYKLQQEAITVISNASQSLHTFNVRNISCVILNAKTGEILSMIGSMDYFDKEVDGAVNGATSLRQAGSTLKPFLYGYLFDKGETPASIIADVKTYINSPGGDYIPENFNHKYHGPVTIRDALANSLNIPAVKWLARYSIKDFQNILLKSGLSSINKNPDYYGYSLVLGSAEVRLVDLVSAYTIFPNEGKFINHYSIKSLKKENGEIINIPKKSTRQVISKESAYLITSILSDRNARMGSFRSYRGIVYPFSVAIKTGTSKGSRDAWGIGYTKNYIVGIWLGDFKGSEMINITGGNGAVPIIYDLFTMLNKSQKETIWNKPANIVNRDICLISGKLRGEFCKEYRNEEFSKEYVPTEECDVHNLYIKNNEDGSISKKVFVSLPSEYNGWIKEQQIETPTRDWVKVNNTYNLTYSRRDTYSQNIMITSPTDNSVYKIDSTLPKEYQNIFIKTYIPENIVSANLYCDDKIIASIEELKNGNIRWQLEGGEHSFYIKAVNKDNQNLNSIKVNIFVQ
- a CDS encoding FecR domain-containing protein, whose protein sequence is MCKKIIAIIFVCAFALNAQYNANYMEIVSVQGEVKITSKDIIAKPANIGDLLFSNDRLTLQENSYLTYYIQNNSLFKLKQNTSLNIDESLDRNNKIKFTLSSGEIIAITKLDSINIVTQNANISMRGTVIIANNNGTTTVKVLSGSATVNNNLQLGAFMQANISSAEVTTENVILDANTKSYLNEIINMPYANNVTQVNFYRSIVSLPDNTVLNVNQSTIEK
- a CDS encoding ComEC/Rec2 family competence protein, with the protein product MMKSVYPITYILYITTSFALGISIALKLSSNYFFNISLIISFILIVISIILAIYNKNSFFILIISVFFLGYSYTISRYYDIFSSPLKEFNKEIKAYSCKIIDYDGVVNFRDRYIAYVDRVYDGENWHKYAGKIRLYHNSAKPIYINDIITVYAKIRLYKNILTNNLNIVKALENQMLYGVSSIYPYINFTVQKESFSILNSLNKIGLHFRNTIKKSLGEHIEPISYSVAQCIITGDKHIIPAYINQYFINSGISHILSISGLHISMILFILFTALSFLPINFYNKIFIATIITIIIYPTVSIFSVSIVRSSIMAFCILISYYFDRDRNNVNSLFLAALIILLIDPNSIREISFQFSFLATLGIILYYPIYNFFIITKIKNLKIKPFLKNIFITLLGFLAINIISLISILPLNIYHFEILNLNSIIANIFAVPLSFIILSSSLITIFTYQIFNTISIYPAKTTEFAANVLIELSRKISDFQHLRYNFELNMYIAILITFIIMLIGLFLNIKINKRI